The genome window GTTTTCATTACGGAAGACATCCATAGTAAGCTGCTTattggtttatttgtttgttttccaaaaagtTCCATAAAGATGTTACGAGATCACACCTCTTTAATCTTCTAGTAGCAGTGAttagatgaaattaaaattaatgaaattaaggaaaaagctaaatgaaataaatgactaCAATCACAACTTCAGTCAATCAGGGTATTAAAAGCTCCCACTTCCCTATTTGAAGAGGAATCACAGTGATATATAAAAACATCCTAAAGACACAGAATTGgataaaaaacacaaatgagaTCTGGAGAGAACACCCTCTCAAATATGTCCGTTTTTCAGAGATGAAGGCTATCAAAGAGGGTTTCTTAATGCCTAGCTACAATTTGGCTCTTACCAGGGGGCTGCTGGCCCACGTGGGGTTTATGTCAGAAGCCTCCAATGCTCCCCATGTTCTGGGGGAGGCAAGGAACAGAGAGAGCCCTACTACACACAGAGAACCAGTTGCTAAGCTGGACTACCTTAGCAAAGGCAGCTGTTGGCAATATTCTCCTCCAAGTTTTCAGCACGATGTACTACCCACCTGTCTATACGAAGATCCATTGTGGTACTTATCCACATCTTTGGGATATAACCTAGGGgacaaaaaaacataaacacaacACTGAAGCAAGTAAAACACAGGCAAACATGTACGCAACAGGGCAACAAGAAGATCAAAGTAGAATGCATATATAAAGACCAAGAATGGCCTTGTAACACACGTGTGCAAGAAAACAATCTGCCTTTgggttttctctcttttgtttcttaaaaaacaggaatgagagaataggagaaaaaaggagCCAGGACAGCAACTACATGGTGAGAGATGCTGCTCGAGTTTTATCACTAGCTTCTCAGCATTggaatatttctatttcttctctaaCAGAAGAGAGTTAATAGtaatttaatattcattttcaggcagcagcagagcgcTTTTAAAGATATAGAAGAAACCAATATTGAAACAGCCCAGTGGAAAACAGTAAAAGTGTGCTAGAGCTTTTTCATCACTTAAGAGTATAACTACAACCCTAATATAAAAGAAACCTCACTGATTTTTATCCAGCCCAAGCCAGTTGTGCCCATCAACAGATTTTATCATTATCATTTTAAGGAACAAACTTAGATTCTCCTGGAAGGGGGGCAAACTGCCTTTTTCTCCCCAATTTTCTCCAAACAACATCAACTGCACTTGGCAATAAAGCCAAAGTGCTCATTTTTGCTTAGAAATAGTAAGACACAGTGGCAGTACATACACAGAAGTTATACCCACTGCCAGTATTTCAGGTTCAGCTCTGAGACTATTCCTAACACCAGGCAATGGAAGGAGCAAGCCAAGGCACAGCAATGTTTACTCGTGACAAAaaagagagttaaaaaaaaaaaggaatataagttccaaatgaaaacaaaattcttcaactacattttgtttccaggtTGAGAGTCTTTTTACCCAGATCAGAACTGACATACAAACTCTCCAATGCTAGCTGGCCAGGGCTTGGTAGCTCCTCCGACATGCAAGTTAGTTCACAGCTGCCTGCCGTGGAATTTCCTTCCAAGAAGAGAACACCAGAAACAATCCCCTGGAGGAGGATCAATGTTTTGGCACAGTATCCAAAAACACAGACTTCAGATTAGAAAACTATTGTTCCCAGTTGTCTTCTTAGAAAACTGGGATGTTCTTACTCATGTAATGTTACCAACTAGGTGAGAAATTCCTATATAAGGTGTTAACCTCTTtggaaaaagagagatttcTCACATGCTACCCAAAATTCTGTAGGGCTTTAAGAATTAATACCAGCATACAAACTGTGCCCCTTCTCACTAACTTCTAGAGAGTTACTTgtctttatttgtttaattaagTGCACACGCCTCCAGCAAGCAATTAGAGAGGCTGAAAAAGCAGTGTAAATTACCTGACTAAAACAAAGgaattcaaaatacagaaattcaaaCATTGGAGAACTTCACAAATGCTTACCAAAGAAGTAATAGGCAACACAGAAGTTTCTAACCAAATACAGTGATTCCACACAACTGTGTTTAACGAGGAGAGGCAAAGATCTTCTGAAACGTAAGTACTTGTATTgctaaaaacagaaacaaaagttgAATATTCTGCATTCAGAACAAACTGGCGAAACggttaaaaaaatttctttaaagCTGCTTCAAAATCTGTGGCCTAGACAAATTAAAACTAATTAGGTTAAGGCAGAGCCAGGTGTCCTGCCTAATACTGGCCAATTCTATTGATGTACAATCATCTCCAgttttcactgattttcttGTAGTAGTATGAAaatggagggaagggagaagtgACTGCGTGCAATAGGAGACAGCAATAAAAAGTCATTTAATgccaaccaaacaacaaacaaaaaataaggtACATTTCACCGACTAGAGTTCAGTTGGACTGACAAGTAATCAGACAAGCATGAGTTATGCTGTCagttcaagcaaaaaaaaacagcgtAACACTGATGCCTTCCTCTGTACAAATGACATCTTTCCAAAAGAACAAAGCACCTGTCTGACACTACAGGCCAATCACACCaaagcaattttgctttttaccCAGCTAAgttgcattaaaagaaaaaaggattaagatattttaagaatgtaaaaaaataaaaacaaaaaacattgcCTACAGCATTGCTAAAATGATGCTTGATTTGATGATAAATGGAATGATCCTAGACCAAGTTAAATGATTTCTGTTCATACAACCAACTCTGCTTAGAGACACACTGCCAGATTTGTTGTACTTTGTAAATGCAAGAATCGTACAGTCTGTGGCTGCTGCAAAGCTATGGGAACAGGAGAAATATTTCTGGGCTGCATTTCACAAATCAGCCCTCACTCTCCCTCTGCTagatttctgcagaactgctaGAGCCCCCTCCAGAGGGATCAGTTTCATAGTAGTAAGCACACAAATTAGCTCTAGATGCCGAGTTTAAGCATAACTCACTATGCTCTGCTGACTTGAAAAAATCTGGTACTCCATCACAACTGATACatttgtgtttgcttgtttgaaaacaattatttaaaagcCCTTGGGATTTTCAGCTTTTAGGTAACCTTTATTGCTAGTTCCTGATGTTAATAACCAGTTTGTGTACGCTGCCACTTTCCTGCAGTTCACCTTCTGCAGCAGTCCACCTTAGCCAGCTTTGAGTGTGCAACACAGGGCCTGCAGCACTCTGCATCTCTGTGTTTGTTTGAAAGAGGTCgagcaggaagaaggaaggtgAACGTTACTGGCACTGAAGCATATACTCAGTTTAATTTGCTAGTAAAAGCTTGCCAGCTGACAGCTAGTACTGCcatattcaaaaatataaacaatcAAGCCTATTTCTTAATAATTGTTTTGCTTAGATATCTTTCTGCAAAGATGCATAAAACCTCTTACCTGTATGATTGGGAACGGCAAATAATTCATATTGTTAATAAGATATAAGAGACTGTAACAGTATCCCATGAAAGCAccagaaagtagaaaaaagagGTGGTATTCATTTAGGCACATCTGAGGAACACCATCATCGAGgctaaaagaaagagaaaacttaatattaattgatttttttttttaatccaacaTTTGGAATTCAGATGAGAAATAGTTCACTTCTACTCTCCCGATCCATACGCGTGATGGTATCTCAGCATGTACAACTCCCATTACTTATTTCTGTAGCTTATGCATGAGGATACTTCTGATATTTAGTAAGTAAGGCACATCACCACAGAATTAGTTCAAATGACAACCAGCCTGTCAACCTTCCACTGACAACCCCAACAATTCAGTTGTTCTGGGTTTTCGGCCCAGTTATTTCCCCATGCATTATGGTATTTCTACGTTACAGCATTTCCTagcctttattaaaaaatatcaacacATACTTGCTCATTTTTTAACAGCACCCAAATTTTAGTCtcttgcataaaaaaaaaaaggccatcaGTACATACTTCCACAACAGAAGCTCTTTCCATAACTTATCCTTAACACACAGAAATAGTTACCTTTCTGAAATTGTGCAGGGCACAGCAAGAAATTGGAACTTCCCTTTTGTCATAACTGCAGCGCACCAAGCAACCAACATTCCCATTATAGCATGAGCAACTGAATGGAcaacttgctgagggtgaattatttttcctatcaGCGCTAATCGAGAGCATGGGATCGATGGCACAACTGTAAACAAAAGCCAGAAGTGAATTTTCATTTGCTATTCATAAAactcctcattaaaaaaaaaaaaaagccactggcACCAAAGAACTTTCCAGCTGGAACTGGTCACCAGATACAGAAAGCAATGCAGACAACCTTAGCCATGAAGTATGCACAAATCTGGACTGCCTCTCCCGCTGCTATCTGAGTCCCCTCCTGACTCAAACCCACTGTTTTCACACCCTCTCTTGGTCACTGCAGCAGTGACTAAATACAAACTGCTACCTCAGCTTAGAAATAACTTTTACGTGCTGCCTAcattaattaaaaggaaatttgcaAGAGGTGAATACAAATCTCTTACACGCCCATCCGATTTATAACCGGTATCACAGCTTCAGGAGCGCACGCAACCCACCTGCATAAAACTCAACGTTGAAGACGCTTATTACCAGTATCACCACAGACATAAGAAGGACGCAAAAGACGACATGTGAAGTATATAAATCATCGAAAGattctaaaagaaagaaaagagacaatTATCTCTCAGAAGACTACAGTAACAAACAACCCCGGCTAGGAAGACCCGCCGCTGAGGAAGCCTGAGGAAGAAGGGCGGGCGACGCGCTGGGCACGTACCGGAGAGCCAGCGCAGCGGGCGCAGGGGCTGGATGCCGCTGAGGAGGACGAAGGCCGCGGTGCAGACCGGGAGCAGCAGCACGGACCAGGCGACGGCGGCCGCCAGCCTCCAGCCCAGCACCTGAGGAAGAGGCGGCGTGAGGGTGAGAAGGGcgtggggaaggggagggaggagcgGGGGGAAGAGGTGGCGGCAGCGCCGCGCTCACCTGGCGGAGCAGGGCCCGCTGCCGGCCCGCCGCCGCCGTCTCCATACCGGGTCCGGCGCCGTTCAAAGTCTCCGCCGCCCAACGGCCGCCTCCCGTACGCCACTTCCGGCGCAAGCACGCGGGAAGCCCGGGGCAGCCAATAGGAAGCGCGCGAGGCCCGCTTTCCCCGCCCACCCCGACAGGATGCGGCGCGGACGCGCAGCGCAGGGAGAACTGCGAGTCCCGGCGCGCCCCGCGCGGCGGAGGCGGAGAAATAAGCACCCCTCGGAACCTTCACAACGCTTTATTCCGGCGCAACCGGAGAGCAGCGAAACTACGCGCGCTGTACAGCGCCTGGCTCAGCCCCTGTGCCCGCCGCAGCAGTCTGTGAACTCGTGGGTCCCGCAGGGCTGCTTCTGCGCACACATGTCCCgttcttcagtgaaaaaataaagtgactGTAGAGGTGGAGCAGCAGCGCGATCTGAAAGAGACAAGCAGCTCCTGTGAGCGCTACGGCTCCTCAGAGGCACTGGGCATGCACGACTTAGGGCTGTTCGGCCTCCAGGAGCATAGTGACAGGACAGAGGGTTTTCGAGCAGAAGGAGGAGATCTATCTAGGTGAggtgtgaggaggaaattcctTCCCCAGAGGGCAGTAGGGccgtggcactgctgcccagagcgGTGGGTGCCAcattcctggaggtgcccacAACCACAGAGGGGCCCTGGATagccagagctgctggtggcacagcTGGTAACTTGCTATGATCATTTTCACTTggcatataaatacatatttaatcAAACACAGCTTCTGGTCAGTAAATGCTCTGATATGCACTTACACACTTCCGCATGTGTGCTGGCAGAGGCCTGGCATTTGCACGTCTACCAGCCTTGCACGTCTACCAGCCTTCCCCTGGACTTGCTCCATGCCTCACCTCCTCAAAGAACGCTGACATCACCTGCCCGGGCCGTGctcccagccagcacagcagggagcaaaCCCTCAGAGCATCCCACACAAGGAAAGCAGCCCAAAAGGAGAACGCATGGCTGTCCCCAAACACAGGGCTGCTGCACTGAAACACCTTGTAACACCTTGTAACTTACACAATATAAAtactaaagggaaaaatatctttaaaatgacCTGTGGGACTGAGAGGATTATTTAAGTGCACCTTattcaaatgtttctttcccAAGAGTAAacctcaggggaaaaaaaggtaacttgtctttgtttctcagtcttttacatttttatagctataaattaaaattctagctggaagaaatattaataaatggTATTTATATATGGACCCTGTTTGGCAGAATTCATGTGTTCAACCCTTTTACACTGAACAAGGAGCAAGGGAGATGTTTCAAGGCCTGTGTTCCCTAACCACAGGATTATGTTTTTAGATGCTTACATAAGAAGTCTACAATCTTACCTTATCTATTTAACTTTTGTTATTAGTGTTGTTCCATTGTGAGCAGGGATAATAGGTGCAGGAAAATCCACTTCAGGGGCATCAAAAAAGTATGCCTAAGTtatcacaaaagagaaaaaagaccatttaggaagaaacaaatgattCCGCCTCATCAGCTCCCATTCACTCTTGCCACATCCACCACCCATGAGGTGCAAGCACAGTACTGGAACAACAAATCTGGATATTTTCTAAGTGATTTTATCAGATTAGAAATGGCCAGTTAAAATGGGACTCTAAATTGGATTTTACAGTATAACAGTCAACAGCTAAGAAGTCTGAAAAGACCAATACcagacagcactgcagaaatgtacTCGACTGACTGCTGATTAACTGATGAAGCTCCACACAGCCTATGGTAACAGGAGCTCCTGCTGACATCAGAGTTCCATTTTGCCCTCTACCTGCATGCTGAGCAAATCTAGTTAGACTAGAAGCTGAAGTGGGGGGTCAGAACTAAAGCCTGTACAGCATCATTCCACTTAGTgcaatgaaaagacaaaaaataatttattgtcaTTATGGACTTCAGTAGCATTACACCCTTCTGATTTCATAATGTGGATTTACTAATTTCTAGCAAGTTTATGTTTTCATACATAGAACTCAGAAGTATGCACTATATACTGgacattaaataattttaaatgattaacTGAATATGGTACTTGTTGGAATAATCTGTGACTGGGTACAACAAAGATTAATGTTTTTCTGACACTAGAATGAATTCCAGATAACAATTCTGTTTTTTGAGTAACTCTGtgctaaatatttattattgAGTTTGTTACTTCCACTGTCTAAGTCAGATTGGCATTAACTTCTGCTGTTTGAAATGATGAGAGATTTTCCTTTGGTGGTTTTTCACAAGTACCTCTTGTTTTTTGATTTATAAAGATTCTCCAGCAACATCCTTCCCTGCACTATACCATGCTGCAAGTCCCAGGTAATAACAGGTTACAGAGCTGggtgggaaagaaagaaaaaaaaaaaaaaaaaaaaaaaaaaaaaagagtcctaTACCAAGCAGCCAACAGACAGCAGGGCGTGAAGCAGGACGATGGTCCCCACGGTCGCCAGCGCAATCCTCCGGTTGTCATCTCTCACAGCAGGCCAGAAGGTCATCACCAAAACAGAGCCCGAAAGgcacagggaaaaaatcatCAGGACCCAGCGCACCACTTTTTGTGGAATAATCCATAAAATCTGTCAGGGAGGAAAATGACTGTCAGAGAGACTACGTGAAACTGAGattcattaaataaatgcattgttCTCTGACATTTCATCACTTCCAGCCAATTTGTTCTCAAATTAACCCATGCCTAATTTGAGGAAAGAACGACAGCAGCCACAGCAacaaggagctgctgggcatGACAAGTTCATGCTTCCCGAGTTCTGGGCAGCCCCTCCGCAGTCTCCCCCCAATCAGAGCGGCCCAGGACGGTGCTGGCCAGGGAAACTCATCCTCAGAGCCTGCACATCAGCACTGCCCCCAACACATCCATCCACATCTGCAGCCTGGGAGGACACATCCCAGTTCCCAAGCTTGCCAGCAGCCTTTAGGCCATACATACCGCTGTGGGAATATAGATGAAGAGGGAGTAGCCATATACACATACTATCTCCAGGAACGAATAGGAGACAATGTTCATAACTTTACTGTTCCTCCACATCAGGAATCCCCAGAGAGCAAGGGGAACAAGCCAAGCGTATGCATAAATCGTTGTTGCCGCTATGGACACTGTAAACGTGTCAGAAGATTTAAGGTTCTATTAGAATACTAGCCAGAATCAAACATATAGAAACATTTAGCCTGAAAACTAGAGAGTTtcctttgaaattattttcaaaatataaagcatTCGTTATTTGTAAATGGAGAATTTTGCATTTATCCCCACTTTACTTTACACCAAGTATTTTTGCCAGCATTTcaagttaatttaaaaataaagactcCAGAAACAATTACCTTGCCGCTTTAAATTTATTACACTTGTGTatgaaatgctgtcattttcaATGTGAAAAGAGCGATGCAGaacataaaaatttaattaaaaattaattaagttCAGCTTCTGatattgaaaaataagaatagaaTGCCAACATACTAAAACATTTGAGACTACAGACATGAGCGTCAACTCCAAAACCATTCAAGTGACTTCAGGCCCACTTCCAGTGCTTATTTTGCCATCTCTTCAAAATTTACAGAGAGCAATCAATCAACAAGGCTACTAAATGAAGGCTATGGCCTGTTTTTGTGTTACTGCATTAGCACATAAAAGAAACATCACCACCACACCCCCAAGACCATATCATATTCTTACAAACCTTTTCTGAACTCGGGCACGTAGTGGTACGTCGGCCTGCCCAGGTGGATGAAAAAGTTTGAGAGATTGCCACTAACAGCAATGGCAAAGACAAGCGTAGCACATATccagaagggaccttaaaaggAAACACAATTTCAATAACAATTCCTCTGCCTTTTTAATTGTTTAGGGAGAGGAAGCAGAATACAAACTCAAAACGCTCAGCACAGAAGAGAACTTATCACGCCTCATACCTACCATAGAGGTCAGGATTGCTGCGGACATACAGCCTTACAAAGTTCCTCCCTGGCACTGGGAAAACTGAACCCTTGATTCTGTCCAGGACCTATGAAAACACACAAGACAAGTTTTGTCTGACCAAAAATgataaaaggaaagataaaacatGGCTCAAATGAGTTCTCCTGGACAATGGAGTGCTAACCTGGTAAGTGTCCACATCGAAGAACGTCTGGTAGTACTCAAATGTCCAGAAAGGGGCACTTTTCTTCTGTCCCGCAAGCAGCTGTATGGTAGGAAAAGCAACATGGAAAACATTACAAACATGTAATTTATAAATTACTGGTTCATTCACGCATTAGTTAAATGACGTCTCTAcccagacagaaaacaaaattaacaggaaaataCCTATTAGCGCTTTCTATGAACTActtaacagtttttctttacCCTTCCAACATTTGTTAGCAGCAGCTAGTAATCTCCCTGCAAACAGAATAGTGGTCTGGTGTTCTAAAGAGCAGCGAGATGCCACCTTCCAATGCATTATTTATATCACATTTTCATCTATACCACAAGCTCCCTTGCGCAGCTTGACAGCTGCATCAGCAGAGCCTTCAGACAAACCCTGGGCATTTCAAAGCCTCCTGCTTTCCTGCCAGAGGCACCAACCCCATGGCAAAACTGGCAGAAACAAACACAGTGTTGCCACTGTGTGGAAGAGCATTACCTCTGTTTTATCCGAGTCATCAGTCCCCAGCAGTTCATCGTCCTCCTCTCTCCCTGGTTCCTGCCGACGGCCGTGCTGATTCTTATGGGCTTCCACCGGCTCATCGATGCTTATTGTGGTGGCATCAGGATTCGCTGCAAGCAAATTAGCTGCATCGTCAAATTCTGCAAATAAGTACGTCACAAGAAAGGTGATGACCAGGTTACCAAAGGATATTTTCTCACAGCTCAAAGAAATACATGAAGACTCCCACACTACCCAAGAAAGGATGCATCAGTAGTTTAGGCACCTGATGTGCAAGGTTTCTCAAAACCCAAACTGACGCAGACAGAACTGAACGTTTATTCAGTTAACGAAGTGCGCGGCCTCCTCTCCTACTGATCTGGTGTAACAGACCAGTACCAGGGAGCTGGCACCTCCATAACGCAAAACACGGAGCAGAAACGCTTCTAGACAGCTGCCCAGCCGGTACCCACAGCTGCACCGCGCTCACCTCGGAACTTGAGGTCATCCACCGCCGCCATCCGCCCGCTCGGGCCGAGAAGCAGCTCCCGAGGCCTGCACCCTCCTGCAAGCACAAGGCCCCGCCGGGCCCTGCCGCTCAGCACCCACCGGGCACAGGCAGCGCTGCTGACCAGGCCGCCAGCGCTGCCCCCGATGCCAACCCTACCGGCAGTGCAGACGGAGGCTACCGGCTGCCCTCCGTCACCTGCTCCCCCGGGGAACCCCGcaccgcccggcccggccccgcaccTCTGCTCCCCACTGCCCAACCGCTCCCAGCCGCGACTTCCGCCTCCCTTAACAACGCGGCAGGAACTGCGCCGCAACGACCAATCAGCAGCTCCGCTGCTCGCTTCTCCCGCCCACCCGGCAGGCTGTAAAAGATCCTATTGGCGTAAAGCTCCGCGCCGGCCAATCGGAGGCGCTTCCTCTTCTGCCCCACCCACTCCCTTAAAGGGACCGCGGCCCCTCTCCCGGGCTGCCCGCCCTTCTCGCTCCGCCCGCCCCGGCGCCCTGAGCGCTGCAGGGGCTGTGCCGGGGACGGGTTAAGGTTGTGCGGCGTCTGTGTATTATCTGCCTAGGTACACGCGCGTTTAGGTTATAGAGCTTCAAGAATGTATGTctcaatgcagaaataaatataatatatataaacgtgtgtgcatatataatttatatatactTTATACGTATGCCCTAATTCTTAATCTGGGAAAACATCCCGATTCATTAGCAACGCACGCAGCACACCCGTGACAAGCCTCATAACCGCGCAGGTTGCACCAGGAATCTCTCCCTCGCTGCGATGCATGCCCTGCCGGGGATGCGGGCGGTGCAGCTGCGGGCTCCTCGCTCAGGCAGACGCTGGAGCCCACGTAAAGGTGAAGAACAGTTTGAGGCAAGGCAGAAATTCAGCCAAACACGTGGAcattcccctcctcccccccacccccacctcactacCTTTGCCCCCACTGTCGCGCTGCGGTCACTTTGTagcagccagcccagcacaaTGTTCAGCATCAGGGTGCTCCTACACAAACTCCTGATTCTTTTGTACGTTACTCTGTGTGTCGTTGTTGGTAAAACGATGATGATACTGTTCCCTGACACCACGAAAAGATACATCCTAAAGCTCGGCGAAAAGAGCAGAATGAACGAGAACCCAAAGTTCAGC of Numida meleagris isolate 19003 breed g44 Domestic line chromosome 7, NumMel1.0, whole genome shotgun sequence contains these proteins:
- the YIPF1 gene encoding protein YIPF1 isoform X1; amino-acid sequence: MAAVDDLKFRANPDATTISIDEPVEAHKNQHGRRQEPGREEDDELLGTDDSDKTELLAGQKKSAPFWTFEYYQTFFDVDTYQVLDRIKGSVFPVPGRNFVRLYVRSNPDLYGPFWICATLVFAIAVSGNLSNFFIHLGRPTYHYVPEFRKVSIAATTIYAYAWLVPLALWGFLMWRNSKVMNIVSYSFLEIVCVYGYSLFIYIPTAILWIIPQKVVRWVLMIFSLCLSGSVLVMTFWPAVRDDNRRIALATVGTIVLLHALLSVGCLAYFFDAPEVDFPAPIIPAHNGTTLITKVK
- the YIPF1 gene encoding protein YIPF1 isoform X2 codes for the protein MAAVDDLKFREFDDAANLLAANPDATTISIDEPVEAHKNQHGRRQEPGREEDDELLGTDDSDKTELLAGQKKSAPFWTFEYYQTFFDVDTYQVLDRIKGSVFPVPGRNFVRLYVRSNPDLYGPFWICATLVFAIAVSGNLSNFFIHLGRPTYHYVPEFRKVSIAATTIYAYAWLVPLALWGFLMWRNSKVMNIVSYSFLEIVCVYGYSLFIYIPTAILWIIPQKVVRWVLMIFSLCLSGSVLVMTFWPAVRDDNRRIALATVGTIVLLHALLSVGCLAYFFDAPEVDFPAPIIPAHNGTTLITKVK